Genomic segment of Seriola aureovittata isolate HTS-2021-v1 ecotype China chromosome 1, ASM2101889v1, whole genome shotgun sequence:
TTATCAAAAACAACTGTTACTGTCTCCTACGTATCCCCTTTCATCCGTTTAATGACACTTTCCAAAGAATATTTAATTAGTGAAAGACAGCATAGGGCCTAACCATTGCTGCAGCTAcacaaataattaatttgaatgaatttaAGTTCATCTTTTTAGGAAAGGGCTCTAattgatgattattttaatcGAATAATGTGTTGAATATATTCTTGATGAATTgtttatctataaaatgtcaaaaaacagaaacatgccCATCATTTCCTAGCTCAAGCTGACATCTTCAGTTCgcttgttttgtcagaccaacagtccaaagcccaaagacattcagtttttaGGTCATGGGGACTTAAAATAAACAACCAAATGTGTAGAGGGAACTTGGTCTTATTTGTGTTTCCTCAGCTTGAGATCCCCAAAGGCTTTGGACAGTtatgagtttgtttattatctTATTTGGACCCCATCTAGGCTGCTGATGCTAATAACAATATTTTCCACTGTAAATAGTCAGTCTTGACCCTTGAGTGACTGTTCCTGATGGTGAAGTGTTTGTTGTTCAGATGGGTGTCTTGTAGCATGCTAGAAAGCAATAAGTAGTTGTTGTTTGCCTACAGTATGACTTGTTCGCTGCCTGTCATGTCTCCATGACTGACTAGTGTTTAGTGGTGATGGaaatgcagagcagagctgatgcccctgctgctgcagcaccagACTGCGGCGTCAGGGTTAAATGTGTAACAGTAGAGTAAGTGCTGGAGGTAATTATTGCTCAAGCACAAGGCCATTTCTGCTTAAAGTGACTGTGTATTGGCTGACATTTGCAGGGCTGAACATGGTGTTCTTTTTTTACTGTGCAGGTGAAAGACCAAAAATTACCCACACAGGTTGACATAATGAGACTGTATTGGAAAGAAACCATTCGGCCACCCTTGAACAAAGATCAATTGAGATTAAATTAGTGATTCTCTGTATTGATTTTAATTCTGTCTGGATTAATTTCTCATCTCCTTCTCGCAAAACAATTGGATGCCAAGGATTCATACAGAGTTGTATTTCTCTTTCATTGCTTTATCTTTTTCAGGAGTGCAACTAAGGATTATTTTCATACCGATTAAtcttatgattttttttcttttttgattaattagatttttttcatgcatgaaatgtcagaaaatgctGTGATgtctgacaaagaaaagcatcaaatgtcacatttgagaggcttgAACCAGCAGAAAGTTGACAATAATTGAGAATATTTCTGGACCTGCCAGGTGCAGCCTGAGTCTAACTAACATTATCCAAAACAGAAGCATCTTAAGATGATAAATAGTGTTCGCAAAGCATAATATTTCAAGGAAGTATTTGTATTCACAATCAATTAGTCTGTTTGTATGGCTTTCaggggtttctttttttttttttgaagatatTGCATTAAGCCCTTGTCAACGGTCTGGTAAAATACACCAGCATATATAATTTCTTTTCCACATATCCCAAGTTCCAAAATTAAACAATGAGGAGTACACAGTATGTTTTATGATATGGCCGTTGTGCAAAGCTGTGACACTAACTTTTATTATGGGGGAATGCAAATGaataatacaaaacatgaaGCAAGACTGCATAAATAATAGTGAATGTTTTGTCTCTCTTGTAGGACTGTAGGACTCTTGCATACAAATGGAGGAAAGGGCTGTCATCGGATAATTGGAGCTTCAGCTTCCAATTTGCTGAAGGCTCATCAGAAACCCAAGCAGGTCATATGAGATGTGAATTTGGTGAATGAAGAATGAGGAACTTGAGTAACAACGTTATTGCAGAGGATTGACCAGCATCATCATTTCACACGTATCCTCTTCTGTTTGAGCCCCACTCATTCCGTCTAATCCTGCTCGTttgcctcacacacaccttcatctACCGGGTCTGCTGTCCAGCCCAGGCAGAGTGGACCTGTCCCGTTTCCCAGGCCTCGTGCCCTTCCATCGGCGGCCCGCTCCGGCGGTGTGTTGGTGTACGATGGCGCGGTGGGACGCTGAGGGCTGCCGCGGGGGACTGTGATGTCAGAGCCCAACAGCCCGGGCGAGAGCCGGCGTGGCGCTCCCAGATTCTTCGTGGGCTGCGAGGACGATGAGAGCGAGGTCCTGGAGGACAGCATGAGGACAGACATGGAGCTGTATGAGGACGATGAAGACACAGACTCGGTGGGAGACAATGTCAAAACCTCTTTACGATAATTTGCTCTTCCATGTAGCTATCATGCTAGCAGGAGGAACTTTGGTAGAATATCACATCAAAAGTGTCAGATTATAATAGTGAATGATATCATGCAGATGAATCAGTTAACACCGGGCACCCCTGCAGCCATGGTGACTTCACTTGTTgagtgaaatgatgaaaatgtctATGAACAACCTGAAAAGAATCCTCAAACACACCATTGTTTTCTTAAAAGAGCTCAACGGATAAGGTTAGTGTCTGTTGTGCTTTTGACCAAGACCAGATCATTTACATGCACTTCAGTAACTGGGTTACTCAGAGAAACCAGGTGATAAAATGCTTTGAAGTAACCTGATTATTGTAAATCAGTATATAAAGTCAACAGGTCAGAGCTCTGATTGCTCACCTTCCCCCAACTTTATTGTGTTGGATTCAGTTTTACTTGTATTTTAGATAAAATTATTTTAGATACAATGATGGATCACAACATGTAGTCACCTCCTCCTTTGTCCTGCTGCTCTACTCTAGAggtatatttttatgcctctgcactgGTGACAGCCAGgaccagaggcattatgtttttgggttgtttgtctgtacgcccatcccattcttgtgaacatgatatttCAGTAACTCCTTGATGGAATTTCTTGTAGttttacacaaaatacacttggactcaaggatgaactgattagattttggtgatcaaaggtcaaggtcatggtgactataagtataaaatgatgaagtcataacattttatatccaaaaggtcaaaggtcaacttcactgtgatatcacaatgttctgcaaaacacttctggccattattctTGTAACTCAGGAAGAGGAGCTTGTgaacatatttcctgcaacttggctggttggtgaagggatacaaccatgaggtggtaattatttgtttttgtcaattgATAATGTGTGCTGCTGGTACAAGAAAATCAGTGACGGTACCTTACTGGATGTATGTTTGTGGACAGTTTAGCCATTTTTATGTTCAGTTCTCCAGTATGAGCACATGTATGAACACAGCTAccattgtttgtatttcttctAACCGCAGACAGATCTTTTAAAGTGTTGCTCTCCTTCCCCTCTTCAGCCCCCGGAGCGACAGATCATGGTGGGGATCTGCTGCATGATGAAGAAGTCCAAGTCCAAGCCAATGACCCAGATCCTGGAGAGGCTGTGCAGGTTTGAGTACATCACTGTGGTCATCTTCCCAGAGGACGTCATCCTCAATGAGCCTGTAGACAAATGGCCTCTGTGTGACTGCCTCATCTCCTTCCACTCCaaaggtaaaacacacagatacatacatgcacacagacaaaatgacaATACACTCACagtgctttttgtgtttttccatttgttaAGTATGAAGTCAGTTTAATATGTTCCCGACAGAAATGCACAGATGAATGTTACTCATTCTGTTTATAGCTTGTCTGATCATGTGGGCTTCTTATCAGCCGCCTGACCATTTACACACTAAATGGAGTGCCTGTCTTGTAATACAATGCCAGCATTATGTGTCGAATAGTTTtattctgtctgcctctgtgagtctgtctgaagtgtttgtgttttttctaacAATGTCTCACTAGGCATAACTCTGAACCTGAATTCCCCAACAGCTATGAGTCATGTGCTTTACTTATTGAAATGTTTCTCTGCATGTAAACCAGGCTTCCCGCTGGATAAGGCAGTGAGCTATGCTAAACTCAGAAACCCTCTGCTTATCAATGACCTGAACATGCAGTACTACATACAGGACAGGTAATCTGAAATACCTTAACTCTATATTCCAGTATCCATTGAAATTATGCATGCAAAGCAAAGTGAGGCTTGAGAATACACAAATCATAGTTTACTTATTgatatgtttgttattttattttctaacaggAGAGAGGTGTATCGcatcctgcaggaggaggggatTGATCTACCACGCTATGCTGTGCTAAACCGTGACCCAGATAAACCAGATGGTCAGTCTGCTATTGATAATGAAAAGTCGCTTCTTATTGATGTATCTTTGTACTTTCCTACACTTTCCTAACTTGACATGGGGAAAAGACAATACCATGCAGACTACATTCACTCCACACAAACAGCCCAAGAGCCCCTGTCCATGCAGCATCCATTCATTTAAGAGTGCATTGGTTTTATTTCAGCTTGTGGATAAATATAGTATCAAATGTGAAGCAGTTGCAAGTGTCCCATACTTAAGTGCTGTGATATGATGGGTCTGGcatttaaatgctgtttttacacagtgacGTAGCAACAGTCCCTGAACTGATGAGCGATCAGATGTTTTACATCTCTAATGACTGTTTTTCAAATGACCAATGAACTTCACATGGTTCAGAGTGCAGAGCTGCTTCACAGGGCTCAAGAATAAACACTGAGGGGTCAAACATTGTCTCTAAATTACCAGTGGTACTGAAAAGGGCTTCCtggcaaacacaaacattttctgtgtgtgtgtgtgtgtttctcagagTGTAACCTGGTGGAAGGAGAGGACCATGTGGAGGTGAACGGAGAGATATTCCAGAAGCCTTTTGTTGAGAAGCCTGTCTGTGCTGAGGACCACAATGTCTACATCTACTACCCCACCTCTGCTGGTGGTGGCAGTCAGCGTCTCTTCAGAAAGGTCCTTCCTTTTACCCTTACAGCTTCTTTCTTCAGTCTATAATTCCTGACCATAACACTTCTCCAACTGCAAGTTAGTATGGCAGCTAATTACAAAACTTTTCAAACTTCAATATGAACTgcaaaatgtttaaattgttCTTTCAACACCAGCGAACTGTTGCCACAACAACCACTGTCAGACCATAATAACGATTATACTAATTCTTAGTTGTATATCCTTTCATCCCAGTTTAGGATTTTGACTCATTAACTTTGATCTGAATTTACTTTTAGGCTCAAGCCCCTCTGTTCTCTATCAAAGTGCCCTTGTGTGTCTGAAGTAAAAGCACTCATGTTATATTTGGAAAGTGTTACAGCCCCAAGGctgttctgacattttgaatgtGCACTTTCCTTTAATCTGTTTAGTAATAATGGCAACTACTAATCAACTcaaatgactaaaacaaacCTGCATCACTTAATCGCTTCTTCTTGTGACTCTTATGAGTCTATTGATGTGCCAGAGGAAGAACATTATAATAAATCTGGCTCACTGTTGTCAAACATAGAGCTGCAACCTTTAACTCAGACTGTGATGGTGTTTTCCCTCTATGACTTGTGTAGATTGGGAGTCGGAGCAGCGTGTACTCTCCAGAAAGCAGTGTGAGGAAGACGGGCTCTTACATCTATGAAGAGTTCATGCCAACAGATGGAACCGATGTTAAGGTAGagaattgattaattgattattatgaAGGAAACTGCTGTGACTCATTTCTGAAATGGAATATGAGACACTTGAAAGGGAGATAATGAATTAATGTGGTTATGAAAGTGAAGGTCCTATTCGTTTTACCCATAGACAGTGTTATGCGCTTCTGGAGCCAGCTGTCCGAATGATTAACAACTCTTTCATAGAAAGACAAAGTTACAAGCTTGTGTACATAAACTTGGGGGGGTGTTTCTATGACTACCATGATGCATTTCATcaagaaacatccaatcactGAGCTTAGAATTTTATTAAGTGCAGTTCTAATATCACCTATTCAAGGTACGTTTTGAATGAATTCAGCAACCATGGCAACAATATTTTGTTCTCCACTGCACCGATGAAGTGTTTTGAATTTTGTACTGCTCTGACTGGCCTCTTCTCCCTGGTCCTCGAGGTTCTTGAGTGTGGTAGTATTTAGAGCATTACACCATGATGAACATGTTGAAACAAagttcaaaaaataaaaccagtggCCATGACACAAACCTATATGGTTGTAATTGTATCTCAGAGTCCTGTGTTTCGATGTCAAGTAACATTGAGGATATGGttgaaagaaatgtttgataTGGTAATGTAGTCAGTGCGACCTTCAGGATCAACGTTTAAAATGAGAGTGATTGAGAGGATGTCTGATGGCCTCAGGTGTACACTGTGGGGCCGGACTATGCTCATGCTGAGGCCCGGAAGTCCCCAGCTCTGGACGGGAAGGTGGAAAGAGACAGCGAGGGCAAGGAGGTCCGCTACCCTGTCATGCTTTCAGCCATGGAGAAACTGGTGGCCCGTAAAGTTTGCTTAGCATTCAAGGTAAATCTGCTTTCTACTACTTAACTTATTCTTCCATTGTGGACTGATACTGTTGCACATCGTCTCCACATCACTGACAGAAatgtgtcctcctctcctctcaatGCAGCAAACTGTCTGTGGCTTCGACCTTCTCCGAGCCAATGGACACTCTTATGTGTGTGATGTCAACGGTTTCAGTTTCGTGAAGAACTCAATGAAGTACTATGATGACTGTGCCAAGATCCTCGGGTACCATCTTCAGTTCTTGTCATTCCTTGTCCACTGGACTATTTTCTCTGGAGCTTGAATGTTGAATGCTTGAATGTTTGTCTCTTCATGGCTCCTCAGGAACATCGTGATGCGTGAGCTGGCTCCTCAGTTTCAGATTCCTTGGTCCATCCCTACTGAGGCAGAGGACATCCCCATTGTTCCCACCACTTCAGGGACCATGTGAGTCATTGCAGTAGAAAGTGAAAGACcaaaaaacaattcatcaaGATGTTTGTAATCAAGGTCCATGCGTTTTGTCAAGAAACAAACCTAACAAGGGAACTGTTTCTCCTCAAACTTACACTTCAGGATGGAGCTGCGCTGTGTCATTGCTGTCATCCGACATGGAGACAGAACACCTAAACAGAAGATGAAGATGGAAGTTCGCAACCCCATGTATGCTGTCACTGTATTATTGCCCTCCTTTATACTATGACAGATAAAAGGCTTTTTATTAAATTGAAATTATTCTTCGTTTCATCCAGGTTCTTTGATCTGTTTGAAAAATATGGAGGATACAAAACAGGGAAACTAAAGCTGAAGAAGCCAAAACAACTCCAGGTAACAATAAGTCCGACATAGGAATagttatgtttgttttagaTTGTAACTCGCATGCCTcccagtctgtgtgtgattaACTTTGTGTGAACACCTGTAACGTCTCTGACAGCTTGTTGCTCTGAACCTCAACAGGAGGTGCTGGACATCACACGGCAGTTGTTAGCAGAACTAGGACAACACAATGACTGCGAGATAGAGGAGAAGAAATCCAaactggagcagctgaagaCTGTTCTGGAAATGTAAGTGGTGAGGGAACTGGGTCACTTTATTAGCCATTAATTCGCCATTTAATATCCAGCTAATTAATTTCTGGGTCATCTTAGCAGGTAGTTTCAAACCACGATTCAAAAATGAattacagatttttaattttcataatgGTGGTTAAACAAATGTTGAAACCAAACTATAACTCCAGTGTGTGCTTAAGTTTACtctaaaaaatattattattaactattattaaaatattattagcTGGGTAAATGATATACACTTAGGACACTCTCAGAAACTCAGTGTTCTCCTTGATTTCTAAAAAATGGTCTGcacagtgtttgtatttggcCTCGTCCTATGCTaatgaaaaacaagtttttaaaaGGTCACCATCTGACATACAAAACTGTAAGAGCGTCTGGTTTGTTGTGGCTGCAGTGcacactgtaactgtaaacaGCCTCTACACAGAGAAGTTAAAGCCATTGTCTTTCTCAAACCATTTTTATACCCAGACACTGTAACAGCATCATGTGTGTCTGAGGAATTTCATGCACAACTTCAGTCATGTGTTCTTAAAAACACCTCACTGCTGAATATGACAGATCATTGTATTTTGATGCACATGTTGgttctgtttttactttaatcAAAACCATAAATGTTAGCAGTCATCATAGACGGGTAATGGCAGGCACGTATTAACTTGACGGAGGTAGAAGAAGGCATACAACCATGTTTATTCATAAagagctttattttttaatgattccaaatatgttttattttataatgctAATAAAGGTATGGCCACTTCTCGGGGATCAACAGAAAAGTGCAACTAACTTACCTGCCCCATGGGCAGCCCAAAACCTCCAGTGAGGAAGAAGACACACGTAAGGAGGGCccatctctgctgctggtgctgaagTGGGGGGGGGAGCTGACTCCTGCTGGCAGAGTGCAAGCTGAGGAGCTGGGAAGGGCCTTCCGCTGTATGTACCCTGGAGGACAAGGTGAGACACAAAGTGTTTTATTGCTGAAACAATGTGATGTAGTATTTGATTCCTCATGCTGCCACCTGCCCTGCTAGGATCATATTGGTATTAATTTACAGAGATGCGACAGTCTGTTAGTTTGTCTGTGGACATATTTTGTCAAAGTGATATCATCAGAACTGCAAGAGACGGTCATGAAATttcacaggtgtgtagttgagatcaaaatgaaggtaGCGTTCGAAGATGGGTGTCGTCTGACCCCTGAGTGCtcagtaaaaatgtaatgttgtaTTAATTATAGAGTAATCATGGGTCAGAACGTCAACATGTTTACAGGCAACGTGGCCAGCGTGACCCAATTGCGAGATGGTCTTTAGTTTTGTCTTAAACAGGTATAATGGACAAGCACCCAGCTGGTAATGGAGAAATGAACTTGTTGAGAGATCTGTGAACAGTTGAAGTATCAGCAACACATACATTGGAAAGTGTTAAGCAGAGAAACATCCACATATACAAACCACCATTCTCACTCCTTACTAAGAGGCTCTAGCCTCATATTTAAGAGACTTTGAATTGCTTATTTTGCCACCACACTGAACAGCCACTCATCCACATAAGGTCAGAGTGAGAGGCGAGAGGAGGGACATGAAAAGTGGGTCAAAAAGACCATTATACTGGGTGTTTTGGGTTTCAGTGGAAGGTCCCCATAAATGAATATCGTATTTATGGTTAAAGGCTAAAGTTTCaatttaatgtgtaaaatctgttattatactgtgactactgtaataaaatgatttctgttattttctattCTAAGATTACTTTCTATTTTAAATTCTTTGCTGCCCAAATACACTtagtctctatctctctgtctctctttctcttcttcttctctgctgttctcaTTACGTACTTGCGTTAGCTAACCCCCTTATTAACTTGTATAAACAAGCTAATCTGGTTTAACTCAGTGGGTTACTTCTAGGACAGTAGGTGTGCACATATCATAGATCAAAGAAGTGACTCTGAACAAAGTAAATAAGGTATGGCGTGACAAATTGAACCACAGCTACAAAGAAAATGGGAACAAAGCCAAGGGAATATGAGGATTTAAAAGTTATAAAGATGCATTCATCTTTTAACACAAGGATTTTTGAGGCTCTTTACCAGAGAACATGAGACGTTACAATGGAGACATAAACAAAGAAATTCTGGACCAGGAAAGAGACACTCTGTTATGAGGCAAGGCAAACAATCTCAGGATATTTCAGATGCATCACAGAGTGGCAGCTGGGGTACAAAGTGTTCAGCCAGTTGTAGTGTGAAGTCGATGCCAGCATGAGTTTCATAAAAGATCAGATCCCCAGTTAGAGTTAGTGAATACGGATACGTTGGTGACATCATGTCCAAAACTGTGTGTATTACTCACAAAATGTCCTTTTGTCTAGCTACACCCAATGAACTTCATTTTTGCTGCAGGTTTATGGTGAACTTTTGAGCAGCAGGGTGGGTGTCTGTTCATGCACTGATATTGTTGTTGGTTCTGTCTTATAGGAGACTATGCTGGATTTCCAGGCTGTGGGTTACTGCGGTTACACAGCACCTACAGACATGACCTGAAGATATACGCGTCTGATGAAGGCAGGGTGCAGATGACAGCTGCAGCTTTCGCAAAGGTGCACTGCCCAGAGAGTAGGGTTTGAAGCTGAAACTAAAGCCTGTTTTTCAACCTCGTTATGCAACTGTTTGATTCTAAGAGCTCCATATAAACTTAAAGTGATAGAATGTGACTTTGTCAatacatttttagtttgttgCTCTCAGATCACAGTTAGTCAAGGTCTGTTATTTTGTGTCCTTCATCCTATAAAACTCACTCATGTTAGTCGTCATTTGTAAGATTTCAATGTATTGGTCACACTGTTGACTTTGCATCAAAAATGTTGCACAGTTTACCacaaatgcatgtgtgtctatgtgagCAGGGTTTGCTGGCTCTGGAGGGCGAGCTGACACCCATCCTGGTGCAGATGGTGAAGAGTGCCAACATGAACGGGCTGCTGGACAACGACAGCGACTCGCTGAGCAGCTGCCAGCACCGTGTCAAGGCCAGGCTCCACGAGATTCTGCAGAAGGACAGGGACTTCACTGACGAGGACTACGATAGGGTGATTAGCTAAATGTGTTTACCACTGAGCCTCAACAGTTTTATGTTCTGTGAGGGCCTGGTGGAAGGAGGAGGACAACATTGAGAAGCACTTTTGTAAATCAGTAGACCTTTGGGCACCTTCTCTGCACACGTGAAGTCTTGCATCATGTGTCATGACCTGTTTGGTAGCTGGTTTTTCAAGAGTCTGGCTGCGAACCGTTGGATCAGTGCAATTATTTACAGACTGCAGCTGAGAGATCAGTCTGTAGTTAATGGTGAGGGATTGAGATTAGCTTTTTTTAATGAGTAATTAAGGTTTTACCTGGGACACTGCAAGAAATAAGAACATACCAGCCTGATAGATGATAAAAACTAATTTCTCTTGATAACTATATTTGGTTCAAATCCCCAGCTGACTGCAGTAACTCTAGCTACATTGACTGTGCTTTTGAGGCCCTCATCCCTTAACTGCATAAGTGGAGCTGCTCACAGTGCAATAAGTCCTGTCTTGTGGTTATACTTAGCTGCATACGCGTTTGTTTGCATGTACAGAATTTAACCACAAGAGCTGCTCCTCCCTAACTGGCTTTAAATAGTAATCTATTCTCACTTGTCTACTCAACCTATGAAattaaacaatgtgttttttttttttcaaaatgtttcccACAGACTTGGATGATGATATGTAGAGACAGGTGGTAACTTCTCAACCAGGGTACCTAATTGTCTGCCCACATGTCCTTTTGATCATTCAGAGGATTACTAACCTGTCGTAGTGAAAGCAGAAGGGATTTTATTTCTTGAGCTAACAGTTTTCACATTAATTATGTGTCTTCATTTTGCTGCCACAGTCACACAGATTTGTGCAGTTTAGCAGCCTGGGGCTTTTGGGGTCTTTGAAATGTGAAAGTAGTCAGAATTAATTTGTTATACCTAACTGGCCTTCTTTATGTAAGtgctttgtcatttttcctttttctttgtgtgacaGCTGGCCCCGACCTCTAGTGCCTCTCTGGTGAATTCAATGAAGATAGTCCAGAACCCAGTGGCCACATGTGACCAGGTCTATGCCCTCATCCAGAGCCTCACCTCACAGATCCGCAAAAGAATGGAGGACCCCAAGTCAGCTGGTGAGCAAACTCCTCTGTCAGCCCAAGAAGGATGTCAAGGCtttaagctttttatttttggtacACCACATTTTCACTGTGAGCTCATTGCAATGACAAACAATCCAAAATTACTGGATTGATTGTCATGATATTTGATACAGACAATCATACCcacctcaggatgaattgtaactttgatgatcctctgacttttcatctggcGCCAATGTCAGgtcaaaactttttaaatgtctgcaAAACTAAATaccttcccatcagcctcagctgtactgtgtGTTGGGTGCTAATAAACAGTTTCTGCAACACcaatgctgacattagcatttagctcaaagcaacaAAATTACTGGAACAAATTTCTATCAAAATCAAATCACCTTTGATTGATCTTAAACTGTTCTTAaactctctgtctcctcctcagaTCTGCAGCTATACCACAGTGAGACACTGGAGCTGATGCTGCAGCGCTGGTCCAAACTTGAGAGAGACTTCCGCATGAAGAACGGCCGTTACGACATCAGTAAAATACCTGACATTTATGATTGTGTGAAGTATGATGTCATCCACAATGCTACTCTAGGCTTGGAGGACACACTGGAGCTGTTCAGACTGTCTCGAGCTTTGGCTGACGTCGTCATCccacaggtgagagagaggaggatgaaatgGAGGGCAGAGAAGGACAGGGGTGTGACCTCTGGATTGCTGCAAAGAAGCATTTTCTtgagcttttgtgtttttgtttttctataacAAAGAGTTTAGATAACCAGGGCGCACAGTTATCAAATTTAAAACAGGTGCTTAATTTAATTCAGGACAAAAAAAcgaattttattttaaaactattcacatataaaaggcaaaaaacaaaacatgcattaAAGTgcaaaacatcataaaatgtttgcaaatgtcacctaattttatatttaataataactgtgtgattttgttgtttagtgaaaaataaaaaatgtgattttgtcaTAGATTCACCTTGTGAATAAAACTTCTTTAAAACAATTAACAGTTTCCATTttctgtgaaacaaaacattaatgtcAGAGGTATTACCAATTCAGCAGTTGTGGAGCATTTTTGAtcaattttgtgtgtgtttgcaggaatACGGCATAAATAAAGTGGAGAAATTGGACATAGCATACGCCTACTGCCTCCCACTGGTCAGAAAGATTCAGCTTGACCTGCAGAGGACCCATGAGGACGAGTCTGTCAACAAACTACATCCTCTGTGAGTCTGGGATTCAGAGTTCCAAGAGTACATTTGATTTACTACAAGGCCGTCTGCATAGAAAGACATGATGCAAAGTGTGTGGGGAATATTTTGAAGcaaatttaaaattttgaaaCTGATTTTTACACAAATGGCATGTTCACAGGTACTCTCGTGGAGTGATGTCTCCAGGGCGCCATGTCAGGACACGTTTATATTTCACCAGTGAGAGTCACGTCCACTCACTGCTCAGCATTTTCCGCTATGGAGGCTTGCTCGATGTAAGGAACCAAACATCAGTCCTATAGAACTTTGAATGTTTCCGAGATAGGGGTAAAAGTTG
This window contains:
- the ppip5k1a gene encoding inositol hexakisphosphate and diphosphoinositol-pentakisphosphate kinase 2 isoform X1 translates to MSEPNSPGESRRGAPRFFVGCEDDESEVLEDSMRTDMELYEDDEDTDSPPERQIMVGICCMMKKSKSKPMTQILERLCRFEYITVVIFPEDVILNEPVDKWPLCDCLISFHSKGFPLDKAVSYAKLRNPLLINDLNMQYYIQDRREVYRILQEEGIDLPRYAVLNRDPDKPDECNLVEGEDHVEVNGEIFQKPFVEKPVCAEDHNVYIYYPTSAGGGSQRLFRKIGSRSSVYSPESSVRKTGSYIYEEFMPTDGTDVKVYTVGPDYAHAEARKSPALDGKVERDSEGKEVRYPVMLSAMEKLVARKVCLAFKQTVCGFDLLRANGHSYVCDVNGFSFVKNSMKYYDDCAKILGNIVMRELAPQFQIPWSIPTEAEDIPIVPTTSGTMMELRCVIAVIRHGDRTPKQKMKMEVRNPMFFDLFEKYGGYKTGKLKLKKPKQLQEVLDITRQLLAELGQHNDCEIEEKKSKLEQLKTVLEMYGHFSGINRKVQLTYLPHGQPKTSSEEEDTRKEGPSLLLVLKWGGELTPAGRVQAEELGRAFRCMYPGGQGDYAGFPGCGLLRLHSTYRHDLKIYASDEGRVQMTAAAFAKGLLALEGELTPILVQMVKSANMNGLLDNDSDSLSSCQHRVKARLHEILQKDRDFTDEDYDRLAPTSSASLVNSMKIVQNPVATCDQVYALIQSLTSQIRKRMEDPKSADLQLYHSETLELMLQRWSKLERDFRMKNGRYDISKIPDIYDCVKYDVIHNATLGLEDTLELFRLSRALADVVIPQEYGINKVEKLDIAYAYCLPLVRKIQLDLQRTHEDESVNKLHPLYSRGVMSPGRHVRTRLYFTSESHVHSLLSIFRYGGLLDEEKDQQWKRAMDYLSAVSELNYMTQIVIMLYEDNNKDLTSEERFHVELHFSPGVKGVEEEENAPTGFGFRPASAEVARQNGQKQPDPGSLEDLSRDETDRAVPLSEPITIQRRSPLIRNHKTGSMEVLSETSSSKVGSYRLFSFCSRQSPEMKQSGLGSQCAGLFSTTVLGGSSSAPNLQDYARAHRKKFSTGSLSYKDELLSMPAVKRFSVSFAKHPTNGTQDDTSTIAVAPPLWCTATEPLEEHHVAQLLRRFSTDLSLGRHLSLDGALAHHLHQCSYHLRLFRNWLISGQDPLEYLYGFEGCSMVPSIYPLETLHNSLSLKQVNEFLTGVCESAGDPHTRTTRALSAMFDTHNQPSVDSYIPQRVLSSSISLRSRSDRPPWYSSGPSSTVSSAGPSSPTTADTSPRFSFSDKISLTPQSSEETHSSQNISSQPAPATGSQILDLTCPAVLNPTEVPLTPNNSPEEDDVAGHQPDNPEHMQEGTEVASAAVDLPISDPGLRPPCSALAELALGRMEGYCLPGSLPVLLELRESSSEAGSSSQTPQSPEGPDEFFDTQESLELWMDSPESLPHPETPLEVGATHTAEP